From the Acidobacteriota bacterium genome, the window CCGAGATTCCCGACCTTTCGGGTGTGCTCTGCTATGGAGCCACCCGCGACGAGGCAGTCGCCCGCGTCCAGGCATTGGCGCTCCGTGTCCTGGCCGAGCGACTTGAGCACGCTGAAGCCCCAGCCGAACTCCTCGACGTTTCGTTCCGCGCGGCGTGAGTAACTGGCCCTCGACAAAGGCACGTCGCGTACTCGCCGCGCTCACGCGAATCGGCTGGAAGCCAAAGCGGCAGTCGGGTTCCCACCGGACCCTGAGTCGACCTGAGTGAGCAGACTTCGTATTTGCATTCCACGACGACGAAGAACTCGGTCCGAACATGCTCGCGCGTATCGCCAAGAAGACGGGTCTTCGCTCCGAGGACCTTTAGCCTGTTCTTCTGT encodes:
- a CDS encoding type II toxin-antitoxin system HicB family antitoxin, which codes for MSVSFSIELDREGDGRWIAEIPDLSGVLCYGATRDEAVARVQALALRVLAERLEHAEAPAELLDVSFRAA